A segment of the Aptenodytes patagonicus chromosome 3, bAptPat1.pri.cur, whole genome shotgun sequence genome:
aaacacacaaagattaaGCAGGCCAGGCTGAACGGCTGGCATCTCTTCAACATACTTCTTAGCGGAATTTTGCTTACTTCTTGCAACAGCAAGGTTCAGAGGGATGCATTCTTCTTTGTGGAACAAAGAGGGCACTGTCTACCAAGCTTTTGCTGTACAAAATCAGTTCAGTGAAATCCACATTCGCTGCTTGCCTGCTTCCTACTTTCACAGGCCTGATATCTCGACTACCTTCACTAGACCCATTATTTTTTGACCCAACTGctgtaacaataaaaaaaaaaagatcaacatGAGTTGCCCACAGAACACAATTCACGTCTGTTTCTGGAACACAGCACctaagagagagagaggtttcttCATCCACCCCAGGTCTTTTCTAGAGTCATAACCCTGCAAAGAAAGAATCCTTATAAAATAcgatttaaaaaagagaagtacTTACTAAATGCACAAACAAAAGCCTCCCTTGCTACCTTCAGGTTTCATTAGCATTAAATCTCTCAGTTTAAAAACAGCGGAAGAGAGGAGAAATGATAATGTTACAATTCATGAGTTGTTCATAGCACCCAAGGACGTGCTGTTTAAACTAaacagaagagagatttcttgCATGCTGCCTCCTCCCAAACCAATTCTTATAGGGTAGGAACGAGTGCCTTGATGTTCTTACTACAGACTGAGGGATCAGGGGGGGCTGCTCTGGTGGGTACGAAGTCTACAAATGTTTACAAGGTAGGATTTCTACAGCATACAAGAGAGCTAGTCATCAGCCAAGGTTACTTGTGGCTCGAGCAATCAGTTCAATGGACTTTAGCATTGTTATATAATTGTAACCAGAAGTCCTCTGGGAGTTTGAACCATGCTGTTGTGCTCTCACAACAAGCAATTTGTGAGGCATCTCTCCCCTTAGGAGTCCACATTAGTCAGTAATGTGGAGCAGCTGTGAGCTTTCTTTGGGAGAGAGGTACTCCAAATGACCAGAGCCCAGGTCATGCTCTAATCATCTCCCATGATGTTATCTTACAGCTTTTCTTCAGAGCATGTAATCACCTCACAACCACTTTAACTTTCTCATCAAGTACATATTGTAGATTCATAATTTTGTTTCTCCATGCAAAACATGGAGCATCATACCCCACCTTACCACAACTGTTTTACTGCCATTTCTGCTACTGCTGTTCCATTGGCTCCTCATTCGCACTCCGCAGATGAGATCCCGATCCAGCAAAATCAATGAAAGCTTTGCCACCGACTTCTGCCAGACCTAGGCTTCAACCAGTAGCCTCTGGCTGTCACTAAACCTGTATTTTAACCCAGATAcagtttctgattttgtttttttctacaaCACAGTTCTTCCAACCACTCAGCAATACACACATCTAACAGCCTACCTGAGCTCCTATTTCTGCTTACATCAAGTGGATAATGTTTTGAAATCGGCTGCAGCTTTCACCTACCTTCAGCCAAGTTCATACAGCTGTGGCCCATCATTTCAAAGATAAATGAACTCAAGCTGCCAAGATGTGATTCTGAGTTAACAGGGGCAAATATAAAGCTGTGgccaaatgaaaaggaaacattaagttgttttgtattttgaaactgATTAAGTATCTACACACAGAGACCCACTGAAGTCCTACTAGGCATCCAGATCAGTAAGTACTGACCCAAACAGCTCTCTCCCAAAACACACCTTAACTCATCCCTGCTGGTAGTGGTAGCAGTAAAACAGTACTTGAGGTTACCTCGTGGTGGTTCTCTGGGAAAGGAAATTTCATTCAAAAGCACCACTGTAGTCCAAGTCTGCATGTCTCAGGTGCTCAGAAGCTGGCAACAGCCCATCCCACAGTGATTCTACTGTGCCAGGTCGAGCTTTGTGATGTGTTGTTATTAGTCTGAGGTGAACTGTAAGAGACACTATGGCTGTCTAAACCAGGAGTTGACTGCAGCACCCACTCCCCTGCCCTCAATCCCAGTTTTCTTTCCAATGAAAACCAGGAAGCATGGCAGGGATGAGAGGGAAGAGAGGGCAGACAGTTACACACCCAGGCTGTATCCTGACAAGCAAGCAGGATGTGACTGCAGCGCACATCTGGGCCTCTGAGCTGGAAAACAGTTCCAGGCCTCACAGTTCAGATGCACCTCTATGCGTCAAAGGTTGTTGTGAGCATGAAATTGCCCTGTGGCTGGCTATAAAGCCCAAACAACTGACTGTGTGAGACCCACCCCATTTTCAACTGGCatagtgctgtgctgctgcactgacaAACTCACAGCAAGGGCTTGGGCATGCGGTTTCTCTTATTGTCGTTGAGGAAACTTCCTGGGCTCCTGCAATGACCTCCAAACCTTGCTGGACAAGGACAAGGTCACTATGCTGTGGGAAATTCTGAGGTGGAGGCTGGTAGAAGCAAAGGCAAATATAACAATTACTGCAGGAAAGCAAGCTGGTAGTCATTGTTGCCATTATTATATGTAACAGTACTTGTATTCCCATGAAGACTAAAGACCATAAGTGAGACTAAGGCGAGGATTAATTCTGCTAGGTGCTGAACAAACCTCGAGTGACCCTCCACCCTTGCAGTTTACAAGTGTAAGCTGGGCTCGTGTAAAGGAAAATCTCTAAAGATGCAGCatttacttgtttgcttttttactaTAAATGCCTTCACTTATTTAAAGATCAGAGAACTGGAAAAGAGATCAAACCAAGAAAGGCTGGAGTCTGCAAGGAACTGCGTGGCTCAAGCCTACAAATTACGATTTTATAGAGTTAATCAGGTTTTAGGAGTGATGCAGACAATGATAAACAAATCAAGGCAAGAAGGAGAGAGGTAGGAAATAAATTTCAAAGGATTATGACTCTGGATCAGGTTATTAAGAAGAATCTTCATGCATGCCCATGAAACCACAGACTGCATTCTCTCTTTAGATCATGTAGGCGTCTCTAAGcagacaagaaggaaaaaattctcCTACCGGAGCTCTGTCAATAAAGAAATGTGAATACACGTTCAGCTGATTAAAACAATTTCCCAACACAGAggataaaatacattttacaggGTGGTCTATTACTTCTTTCAGTGACAACCCTTCTCCTCTCAGTTACAAGTGATTACTTAGTTTTTCAAAAGCTATGTTGGAGGCACACATccatttaatatttgaaatttttcataCATAATTCCCTTCTGAATAGGCAGTGTGTGTTTAAGATTTTACTAAATGAATAGGGACAAATTCTGCTCTTTCAAAATTTGACATAAATCTGAAGTATCTGCCCTAATATAGACTTAAACTTGTTGTTAAATCACAGTAAATGAGAGCACACTTTGGCCTCATAATATCCAGCACAGGGGCAGGAATACAATACACGAAAGGGTTACTTTCTAACTGCGTGTAAGATTTAaggcagataaataaataataaaaagtctttgtttttgaaaggagATATTCAGTCTACCCAAGGCACCATCCAAGTCATTAAAGGATTCCCAGGTGCCAGTATTTGGAAAGGGTATTAGCTATTCAAACAGTTTAGGCAGAGGTCTCTGCTGTTCTCTCTCCTGGGTCATCTCAGATTTCCTCAATCTCTGCCCAGAACTGAGCACAGGCGGGAAAGAAAGGCTGGAAATTTCAGAGGAGCAACATTTTCTCCAGAACTAGaaagaacatatttttcagtcttgcagtaaaaatgaggaaaaccctCCTTTGCTAGTGCAACTGCAAGGCTGGCTGGGCAAGGACCACATGCTGCACATGGAAGGACAGACTCTGCAGCAGATGCTGTGCAGGGAGccctcttttcctccccttttcagATATAATTTACCTGGCCCGACTCTATTACTGGGAAAAGAAACCACACAAAAGTGTCAGCACGACGCAGCTGGGTTGTTCAAACAAAGCAATTCAGCAGCAGGTGGGAAGAGCAAATCCACACAAAGGCAAAAGTCTTGCTGAGGGGATGGTTGAGCTATGCTGACAAGAGTCAGTGCCCCAGAGATGGGGATGCAAACACCTCTCCGGTGTTTGATGCTTGGAGGGTGCAGACAGTCATCTGAAGCCATCCACTCCACCTGAGTTGGTCTCTGGCTCCTGCATGTTTTTAAAGGTTAATAGTTTTAAGCAGGTGCCTGAGACTGAGCAGGAATTTCAGATTGGGAAgtattttcctgaggaaaaaaaaaaaggcattggaaATAGCAATCACTATAGAAAGTGACATGAGAAAAGGCCAGTGGTCTCTGACTATCTGGCAAAGGGAGAGATGCAGATGTCTCCAACGGGAATAAGCTCTGCCTAGATGAAAGCAAAGCTTACTAGAAGGaggattttttctgaaaatgtcatctttaCTTAATGAGATCTGCCTTGTCAATTGTTCTGATCCCAGAGTCCCCCTGGATCCACTTCCTCATTTCTGCTCCGGGCTCTCAGGCAGTAGGCCAGAAATGCTCATCCCATCATCAGCTTGCCACATGTTTTTCTCACGCATCACCCCGGTCTTTGTTGCCCTCGTGCTTAACGGTTAGAGAGGTTCTGCCTGGAGCCACCTGCAAGCTGCAGACTTGTTGGCCTTTCTTCCAAGGACAAGGTCATTAAACCTTGTTACACCAAGACTGTGCTTACTGATGGCTGCTGATTCATTCCTCTCTGTGATACGTAGTCTTGGTCATGGCCCTGAAAAGCTTAAATCATTCAGGTCCCTGCCACTGTAAGACATGCTCTTCCACCATTTCACTGCAGCAACTGCAGCTTGTAGAGAGGAGTCGATTGTCAGTCCTAAAAATTGAACTCGTAAAGACCAGGGACCATCGTCAGCAAGCTGCTTCCAGGGAATCACCAAAACAATTCAGCAATCTTTCATGCAGTGTCTATCCTTGCTTAGGATGTCTAAAAAAACCTGTATTAGTTATTTGTGAATACATGAACTCCTAGTACCAAGACACTAGGATGATGGGCAGCCTGAAATGTGGATAATACTTATACCAATGCATTAAATCTTCCTGAAGCCTAACCACAGTCAGGACTACGCTTACATAGCAGTTTCTCACTGTGctgtttttcccttcccaggGTTCCTCAACAGTGTCCTCCCACTCAGACTGTCGGCAGTTTGACTGGCAGCATGGTGGGTGCAAGGTCAGAGGGCTGCACCTCACCCCTCTGGGTACCTGAAAACCACAAAGACAGACATGTGTGTTCAGTTGCCAGCTGGAAGAATCACAGCTACTCATGTGATGCCCAGGCAAGATAATACAATCAGCACATTGGTGCTTCTTAGCCCAGTAAATTCTTTACCTGTCCCCTGTGCCAAGAGCAGTCAGGAAAATAGATGCTATTAGGGGAGCGATGAAAAGCATGGAATGAACCTTAAAGACATAGAAAACTTCATGTCACAAAAATCACAAAGCTCTTTGGCTCTCATGCCTGTCTTTTCCCAAGTAGGGCAGAATAACCACTTTTTTGGGCATACTGCCTGCCCAGGATTATGCCAAAGAGAATCTCTGGGGAAGGCTCGTCACAGTCACCCTGCAGATTTCCTTTTTATCTCAGCACAGCTGTTCCCATCCTGACCTACTAGCCTGATTTCTTGCTGACTTGTTACTGTGAATGCTATTGCAGGGATTCCAGATGTGGAGGAGCCCATCCCACAGCACACATTGCACCTTCATCCCTTCCTCTCTGAGCCTCCCAGTGACTGCGCACAGCCAGCTCAGGTCTCACTAACGGAGGAAATGGCATTGGTCCCAGACAAGCCAAAAGACCCACATCCTTTTTCTTTGAACAGTTTGCAAAGTATTCCCAGAGTTTTGCCATATTTAGTACGATCTCCAAGACAGAGGAAAGTGCCTGTATTATACCAGGTAGGGACATCCCTGGTCCCTTCTGTTGCTATTAAACTGTTACTTGGATCCAGTTCCTTACTTTATGCTCAGCATAGCTCAAGGCTTCGCTTTGCAGTTCTTGAAGTTTGTTCAACTGTTTGTCATCCACAGTCTCCTCCCCTTCTGTCAAGCAGCCATCTATCATGCCTTCCTTATTGAGAAAAACTCTGTACTTTCCTTTCTTGTTTACTATCTTTTACTATCCTATTTGCCTTATACAATAATGACTTACATGCAGGAAAATGATTCAAAGCCACAATGTTTCTGAAACCAGAGACAGTCTGAACTTTTGAGATAACTGGGAGGAAAATCAGACTTTAGATTCAACGCACGTGGGAGGAATAACCCCTAGCTATTTCTTGCTGCATCAGAACCAACTGCAGACTGTCCCCACCGCATGAAGAAGTGACCTGGATGATGGATAGCAGTATAACTTGCGTGTCAGCCTAATGGATGCTAAGGACAGTGCTACTGTTGTCCTGCAAGAGTATTTTGAGGGCAGCCTTCTTAATCTGTACCAGCAGAAATGGTGacatggattatttttctttctcttgagaCGAGGTATACTAAAGAACATGAAGGAAGATGAGCTCGCTTCCTACTACATCactaaaagcattttcaaatgttttataaAGCTGTGCGAGCATACAGGAGCCACTGTACGCTCAGCAGTAACTTACATGTATTTCAAGATGTGTAACTCTGATGCTGCAAATAGTTCTGTGAGCTTCAGTACCTTGCCTGAGACAAGTGGAAGGGAACCTGAGTTTGATTTTTCACCCAAAGGGATGCCGGCTCTAACAGGGTGGAGCTGGGAGGAGCTGAAGCTGTTCGGCACACAGGTACGTGCCTGTTCTGGGCAAAGGCAGGAGAACTCAGTGCTCCGATGGGAGCTGCTGTGCACTGCTGGAGCATGGCACCTTCCCTCCCTGAAGCAAGTCTCAGAAAAAGCTGCCTAGCCAGCGGCCGGCTGAACGATGCCTGgtgcctctcttccctcctggcTGCCCGACTGCTGAGCAGCTCCTTGTTTGAGCCTGGGATGGCAACGGATGGGAGAAACTGCTTTCAAACTGTTTAATAACAGTGATGGTAACCTTTGACCCTGCTGAATAGCAGCGCTTTTGACCTTTCATTTGTTAAATAATACAACCACTTACTTCCCGATCCTTATCAGTGTTTAGTAATTGGGGTCaagacaaagcaaagcagagtaCAGTTACCCACCAGACTTTACTGAACCAGGAAGAATTTCCTTAAGCTATAGATTTCCTTTTTGATAATCTTCAGTCAAGACAGGCAAAGACTGGAGACTGGGTGGCTTAGAAGATCCATAACAGGCTAAAGAGCCTCTCAGCTATTAGCATCTGGTTTGAATCCAGCTGTGGTTGACAGTGACAGAAATTCATTATGGTCTCAGGTTGCCTCTCTGACTCGTATGAAATGAGTTTGGCTTGCAGTTCTACTGTTTACTGGCTGGATAATAGACataacataaaatattaacacaGGGTTCTAGAGGCATTGGTgattaaatgaattttaaaagcctgaaaattCCTATTCCCATAGAGAAAATCAGACTATGGCACAGTGGTAGGTGACAGCATGGACAAAAAGTTTGCGGTCACTCCTGCGTGTTCTGCACGATTCACATCAAAGAGAGGTGGTTAACCTTCAGGAATCTGAGTCGCTTTTTGTGCGGTGTTAAGTAAAACTAATGGGTCACATTGTGTGCTGTACAGCTCATTAAACATCTCACTTGACAGACAAGCAGGTGACGACTGTTACAGGCAGCGGTCCCAGGATCAGTGTTTTCCTTAAAAGTGAACAGGAAATGGATGAAAAAGAAATCCTAGAATTTATGACGTGACAATGGATTGAAACGtaagtgcacacacacatatttatttatataatgcaCACATATAAAAGCTTAAACTTCCTAAAGACGTCAAACAAAAATTCTATTTGTCTAAGCAGCTGCACAATCTCATTacttatttattgcattttttattaaacCAGATTGCAAGATTTTTAGGGCAGGAGCTGTTTTCGTGGATGTCTGTCTGTATGTGATTCAGCACAATGAGCCCCCAAAGAGTGATCCAATGCTGCCATTTATAAATAAGCCATTTATTTATAGAGGTACATGAGCTAGATAAGATCTGTAAAAATGACACCAAGTAGTGAgattcagaggggttttttttgctgctgttcatgTAAGAAGTGAGGAAAATGGAGCCCTTTGTGGTATCCCAGCTAAGGTGCAATACAACTGTATGCCCTCCTGCTTTGGAGGACTTACCTTTGGATTTAGGCCTCTTGAAATTGAGGAACAGCTATGCAGGACAGCCACCCCTAACTGCATTCTTAATGGGTTGCTGCTGGTCAGTGTCTCTGGGTCTCGGGACAGGGTTAGCTTTACACAGGACTAGCACGGCCAGACCTGccggcacaggcagctgcctgcaggctctccaGGGCCCTGCTTTCTCCTTCGTTGCTCTAGAGGAAGCCCGCGGCTGACCCACAGACGGCGCACAGCCTCCTCGCCGTGACTGCCCTGCTCTCCTCAGCCCCCCGCGGAGGGAAGGCCCGGGCCGAGGCGGCGGTTGCACCGCACGGGAGGTGCTGTCGCCCCGTGTCTGCTCAGGCGCCGAGCTATGGAGGCCCCCGTGAAGCGCCCGCCCCAGCGCTCCCCTTCCGCCTCACCCACGGGGCCTGCCCGGCCGGACCCTCAacccggcccggccgcccagcggggacggcggcggcggcggcgacctgCCGCCATTGTCCGCCTGCGCCCACCGGCGCCGTTTCCATGGCAGCGGAGAGGCGGGACCCGCCGTTGCCATGCCGGCGccgctccctcccccccgccgttGCCAGGGCGCTGGCTTTGATTGACGTTTTGGGCCGTTCCCTCCAGCGGAAGCATGCGGTCACCTTTGACCCCAGCGCCGCGGCAACGGCGCGGCGCCTGCCCGTCCGAGCGACGGTTGCCTGGCAACGGCGACGCGGAGCCGCCATGGAGGCGGCGTCGCTGCCCGCCGCGCTGGAGctggcggccggcggcggcgcggggctgagcCCGGAGAAGCGGGCGGTGCTGGGGGCCtcgctcctgctcctccagcgCGACTACCGCTTCGAGCGGGTCTGGTTCTGGGGCTGCATCCAGGGCGTGCGCGGCGCCTACTACATCGCCGAGGGGCTGGGCCCTGACCGCGCCGCGCCCCGCAGCCGCCTCTACAGGTGCGGAGGCCGGGCCCCACCGCCGCTCCGTGCAGGGGACGGGGACCTCCCTGGGGAGGTGGGACCGGGGACCCCTAAACGGCCTCGGGAGGCCggtttgggggctggggggggagaagagagagagtgGGGGGTTcggggggggctgcccagctctcCTGGAGGGAGCCTCGCTGTGCCCCTAAGGGGCCTGGCAAGGCTGCATCGAGCCCTGTGCTTCAACGGACTCGGGCCTGTGTCGTGCTTGTCGCTGGCAGCTTGAACTGCGTGGAATGGAGCCTCCTGCCACCGGCGACCGAGGAAATGGTTGCGCAGGCTGAGCAGCTGAAGGGCCGTTTCCAGGGGGATCCTTCTTTTGAGTATGAGTACACTGAGATAAATGCAGAAGATGCTGAAAGACTGTTTGAAGATGGTAAGGAGGTAAATACAGCAAAACACTTTCGAACTCTCTTCGCTACAGTTGTACCCCTCACACTGGACAGGTGGTGGCTCCTCCTCCTTGTTTGTAATAAGCAGCCTGAGCCTGTGCTCAGGCAGAATATATATAATTTCCTCTTCACTGTCATTGTGTAGCAACGGCTTCTTGATTGAACTCTTGCTTCAGTTACTCCTGGAGTTAGACACAGTTGAGAAATACTCTTTCTCCTTTATGTTTTATTATGCACAATTGGTACAGATCCTCACTGCAGTGTCTGAAGCTTTACATAGGAACTGCAGATACCATTCTTTATAACAGAATAGACAAGTCATAAGTAGCTTAAttgagagggaggaaaggatggaTGAAGAGAGGGACAGTTAATTCTCTGGTGAATCTACACTGtctgctcctgcttctcttcttATAAGAAGAATGTCCGATTTGTGGTCCTCCTCTTAGTGCCATTGGGCTCCAAGCTGATGAGTCTGTTGTTGTTTCTATTGTCACCTCgagtttattttcagaaatgacaACAAGGAAAGCCCTGCCTTTAAAATTtgcctatttttctttaaagcccATGATCAAGGAGGAGTCCCGCCTCGTAGCTACGATAGAACAGATAGACAGAGCAGTTGGTATCATCCCCCGGGGGGCATTTTTGAAGACTCCTCTTGGGTCTGTGCGTGAAAACAGAAACTTTGAAGGTAAATTCTCATTGTCTTTATCAGGATCAACTGTACTTTGATCATAAAGGCTGTAAATTAAGATTACTTTCTCTAGCTGATGTTTTgatttcaggtttatttttatcTTGGGTAAGATGAACAGGGAGGAGAGAATCCAATGCCACTAAAGTTCAGGTGCATGATTCAACTCTGGAAGGTGGGAGGAGAGTCAGTAATGGCTCTGAGTCATTAAACCCGTAGTTTCATTTGTCTGTGTATAGTTTATGTCAGTGTTTAGCAATTATAGCTGCAGTGAATTCTCCATCTAGAGGTAGGATGTAACCAAATGGGCACAGAGAGTTGGTCTCAACTCATGCCCATTGCTTATCTGGGACTGCAGTTAGCATGGTCTGTAATGCACAGCATCAGGGAGTACTGCCACCCATATCTGGCAAGTCTTTGGTCTTCTGTGGAGTCCATTGGAGAAAGATTGTGATTCTGTCCTATGCTGTGGGTGTTAGAGAAACGATATGACATTCGATGGTATAATGTATGTTAGCCCAGCTCACTGTATTAATGGTCACCAATGACTGTTCGCAGGTCTGTCTTTGACGGAGGCAAAAAAGTTAAGTTCCTATTTCCATTTTACCGAGCCTGTTAACCTGAAGAATAAAACCCTGCTGGAAAAGGCTGACCTGGACCCATCCACTGACTTTCTAGACTCTCTGGAGCATGATATCCCACAAGGTAAAGGTGGCAGAATCAAGAGATACAATGAAAGGGAAGGCAGTCCAAGTAGCCTGGGAAATGCCGAGGTGACAAGGTGTGTGTTACTGCGGCGTTGATGTGCTTGGGAGAAGTTCCTGCAAATCTGTAAGGGAACTTTATCCTTTAATGTTGTAAGTGTTGTACTTAATTCCCTTTTTAAGCAATTATAAATGCTTACAGTGGTAAGATGTAAGTGTACCAGGGCTGTCACATCCTCACAACAGATCTGACCACATCAGCAGTTACCCCCTCTGCCTGAGTGCCATATTCCCTCCTGACTTCTGTAAAGCCTGTGATAGCTGGTGTCCCTACCAGGAGAGACAACTCCACCAGTGATAGAGGGAATTTATGTGGTTTGAAGTATTTCACACCTCTTGCTCCACCCAGTATTGCTCTTCTTTATCTAAATGGGCTCTCATTAACACAAAGCTGGTATCTCTGAGAGGCTGAATTCAAACTTTCCTTTGATAAACTGTGTTAGAAATGCTGTAGTGTGGAATAATCTGTACTCTACTGGAATTACACACtgtggaaggagaaaggaagatgtGCATACTGGAATGTATCTTCAGTTCACATCTCTACGGTTCTGCTGGACAACTGTTAAATGTATTTAAAGCCTCTTCCAGGGATTCCTCTGGCAGGATATTTCTCTAAAGAGATAGGGATGACTTGTTATTTGTTTCTAACTGCTTTTTGCTgatttgctgcatttttcagaTTGGACCAAGCATTTCCACATCTTGCTGTCTAGAAATATTCTTGGGACACAATCAGAACTTAGGTTTGCTATTTTATTCCTATCCTGGAGTAGCAGGA
Coding sequences within it:
- the RSPH9 gene encoding radial spoke head protein 9 homolog, translated to MEAASLPAALELAAGGGAGLSPEKRAVLGASLLLLQRDYRFERVWFWGCIQGVRGAYYIAEGLGPDRAAPRSRLYSLNCVEWSLLPPATEEMVAQAEQLKGRFQGDPSFEYEYTEINAEDAERLFEDGKEPMIKEESRLVATIEQIDRAVGIIPRGAFLKTPLGSVRENRNFEGLSLTEAKKLSSYFHFTEPVNLKNKTLLEKADLDPSTDFLDSLEHDIPQGSWTVQLEKGGTVVVLRSLLWLGLTFYHVPMTKQYGYVYFGTGEKNLDLPFML